In Trichlorobacter lovleyi, the DNA window CAGCCCAGGCAGGCCCCCATGCCGCAGGCCATGTACCCTTCCAGGGAGACCTGTGTCGGAACATTGCGTTGCGCCCCAATGCCGGCCACCGCCTTCAGCATGCCGTGGGGACCGCAGGCAAAGATCTGGCCCTTGTTGGCGGTTGCATCCAGACGCTGCTCCAGCACCTTGGTGACCAGACCGCACTCCCCCAGTGAACCGTCTTCGGTCGCCGTGTAACACTCAACCCCCAGCCGCTCAAATTCGGTGATACAGAGCACGTCATCCCTGGTACGACCACCGGCAAACAGGCGTACCGGCGAATCCTTGACCAGCTCCTTGGCCAGCAGGTAGAGCGGGGCCAGACCGACACCGCCGCCAACAATCAGCTTCTCCTCACCGGCCGGGCCTTTCTCAAAGCCGGTCCCCAGCGGGCCGAGGATATCCAGAATATCGTT includes these proteins:
- a CDS encoding dihydroorotate dehydrogenase electron transfer subunit; amino-acid sequence: MQFKAMILDNAEVSPGYWRMRMTAPPEMLAARPGQFVMVRVNPSIDPLIRRPFGVFDVGTLQPAYTGAAPQPYLEILYRVVGKGTGMLSTLHDNDILDILGPLGTGFEKGPAGEEKLIVGGGVGLAPLYLLAKELVKDSPVRLFAGGRTRDDVLCITEFERLGVECYTATEDGSLGECGLVTKVLEQRLDATANKGQIFACGPHGMLKAVAGIGAQRNVPTQVSLEGYMACGMGACLGCVCQGAEHSAENPDYRCVCTEGPVFEAAELKWEGN